A genomic stretch from Chitinophagaceae bacterium includes:
- a CDS encoding Ig-like domain-containing protein, with protein MTIGKFISFLLISGILFFSILSGPGCANIVPPSGGLRDSLPPVPVRATPKDSALNANEQKITITFDEYIELKNAYEKVLISPYPTKDPGFDSKLRTLTIRLKDSLLPNTTYSIDFGDAIVDLNEGNPLKNFRYTFSTGSTIDSSELTGRIVLAETGKTDSTMFAVLYTKQQDSTVAKEKPKYVARVDGKGNFRFTNLPEGTFYIYALKDEDGDKKYSQPIEQFAFLDSPILINSNAKPIKLYAFAAEKEKKRAGSSGTGAKVDKAKTLLSSNNLEAGAQDFLDSFKLSYQKPIRHFDSSKIILFVDSTKQVTDLLIKNDSLNKQLVLYTAWKEGGTYRLFLNKDYATDTSGLSATKNDTISFRVKTEKEYGSVRITFKNLDTSLHPVLIFYTSDQIFASYPVTDLKWYRKLFKPGNYQLGILYDANQNGVWDAGDFFAKPKRQPEIVQQLVNTITVKDNWDNELVIDLNNQQPPVDKNQKPAGPPGRNF; from the coding sequence ATGACAATCGGCAAATTCATTTCTTTTCTTCTTATCAGCGGAATACTTTTTTTCAGCATACTCAGCGGACCGGGCTGTGCCAATATTGTTCCTCCCAGTGGCGGCTTGAGAGATAGTCTTCCTCCTGTACCTGTCCGTGCAACTCCCAAAGATTCTGCACTGAATGCAAATGAGCAAAAAATCACCATCACGTTTGATGAATATATTGAACTGAAAAATGCCTATGAGAAAGTATTGATCTCACCCTACCCTACAAAGGATCCTGGTTTTGATTCAAAACTCCGCACACTAACTATACGATTGAAAGATTCCTTACTGCCCAATACAACCTACAGTATTGATTTTGGTGATGCCATTGTTGACCTGAATGAAGGCAATCCGCTGAAAAACTTCCGCTATACTTTTTCAACCGGTTCAACCATTGACAGCAGCGAATTAACCGGCCGTATAGTTCTTGCAGAAACCGGTAAAACAGACAGCACCATGTTTGCCGTTTTGTATACAAAGCAACAGGACTCAACGGTTGCAAAAGAAAAACCAAAATATGTTGCAAGAGTTGATGGCAAAGGTAATTTCCGTTTTACCAATTTGCCCGAAGGAACATTTTATATCTATGCACTGAAGGATGAAGATGGAGATAAAAAATACAGTCAGCCAATAGAACAGTTTGCATTTCTTGATTCTCCCATACTGATTAATTCAAACGCGAAGCCTATTAAACTCTATGCATTTGCAGCGGAGAAAGAAAAGAAAAGAGCTGGCTCATCAGGAACAGGAGCAAAAGTTGATAAAGCAAAAACGCTTCTTTCATCGAATAACCTCGAAGCAGGAGCACAGGATTTTTTAGACAGTTTCAAACTCAGTTACCAGAAACCAATCAGGCATTTCGACAGCAGCAAAATCATTCTCTTTGTTGATTCAACCAAACAGGTAACCGATCTGCTGATCAAAAATGATTCGCTGAATAAACAACTGGTACTGTACACTGCATGGAAAGAAGGCGGAACATACAGACTTTTTCTGAATAAGGATTATGCAACCGATACATCCGGTTTATCTGCAACAAAGAATGACACCATTTCATTCAGGGTTAAAACAGAAAAAGAATACGGCTCCGTGAGAATCACTTTTAAAAACCTCGATACCTCTTTACACCCTGTACTGATCTTTTATACAAGCGACCAGATTTTTGCAAGCTACCCGGTAACTGATCTTAAATGGTACCGTAAGTTGTTTAAACCGGGGAACTACCAGTTAGGTATTTTGTATGATGCCAATCAAAATGGCGTATGGGATGCAGGCGATTTTTTTGCAAAACCCAAACGGCAGCCGGAAATTGTTCAGCAACTTGTAAACACCATAACAGTAAAAGACAACTGGGACAATGAACTGGTGATTGATTTAAATAATCAGCAGCCGCCGGTTGATAAAAATCAAAAACCTGCAGGGCCTCCCGGCAGAAATTTTTAA
- the recR gene encoding recombination protein RecR yields MSFSSSLLEHAVNEFSKLPGIGKKTALRLVLHLIKQPEEDVQFFSDTISRMRKEIKFCSKCCNVSDTEICNICSNFSRKKQIICVVENIRDVIAIESTQQFNGLYHVLGGIISPLDGVGPDQLTIEPLISRLKTDEVEELIFALSPNIQGDTTLFYISKKIKDLPVKITTISRGIAFGGELEYADELTLARSLQNRQPVANYVSMK; encoded by the coding sequence ATGTCTTTTTCTTCTTCCTTACTTGAGCATGCTGTTAATGAATTTTCCAAACTCCCAGGTATTGGTAAAAAAACAGCTTTGCGGCTGGTACTGCATCTCATTAAGCAGCCGGAAGAAGATGTTCAATTCTTTTCTGATACCATTTCACGGATGCGGAAAGAAATCAAGTTCTGCAGTAAGTGCTGCAATGTATCTGATACGGAGATCTGTAATATCTGCAGCAATTTCTCCCGTAAAAAACAAATCATTTGCGTGGTTGAAAACATCAGGGATGTGATAGCCATTGAAAGCACGCAGCAATTCAACGGATTGTATCATGTACTCGGTGGCATTATTTCCCCATTAGATGGAGTTGGTCCTGATCAACTGACCATTGAACCTTTAATAAGCCGTTTAAAAACGGATGAAGTGGAAGAGCTCATCTTTGCACTGAGCCCCAACATTCAGGGCGACACCACACTCTTTTATATCAGCAAAAAAATAAAGGACCTGCCTGTTAAAATCACCACCATTTCAAGAGGCATTGCCTTTGGTGGTGAACTGGAATATGCCGATGAACTCACCCTGGCAAGAAGTCTGCAAAACCGCCAGCCGGTTGCAAACTATGTTTCAATGAAGTAA